A window from Leptothermofonsia sichuanensis E412 encodes these proteins:
- a CDS encoding DUF1830 domain-containing protein, producing MVQSFTSLPTDWSDRILCYYENATNQVQLARIANIPNWLYERMVFPGQRLLFEALPDAQLEVHVCTANMTLLERIPCPLLRVKEKAQSASTASSHNELVDSAE from the coding sequence ATGGTTCAGAGCTTCACATCCCTCCCCACCGACTGGTCAGACCGCATTCTCTGCTACTACGAAAATGCCACTAACCAGGTACAACTGGCTCGCATTGCCAACATTCCCAACTGGCTTTATGAGCGCATGGTGTTTCCCGGACAGCGTCTTCTATTTGAGGCGCTCCCCGATGCCCAGTTGGAAGTTCATGTTTGTACAGCAAATATGACGCTGCTGGAGCGGATTCCCTGTCCGCTCCTGCGGGTCAAGGAAAAAGCCCAAAGTGCTTCCACGGCATCCAGTCACAACGAGTTGGTTGATTCAGCAGAATGA
- a CDS encoding nitrate ABC transporter ATP-binding protein (This model describes the ATP binding subunits of ATP-binding cassette (ABC) transporters for nitrate transport, or for bicarbonate transport, in bacteria and archaea.), with the protein MQTLTSPKTTSQTHHEPFLVIENVSKAYPTPNGPYVVLEGIDLTVNEGEFVCVIGHSGCGKTTLLDTVSGFRKPTTGEVRVQGKRVTRPGPDRMVVFQNYALLPWKTAFENVYLAVHSVYPEKSKKEKTSIVREHLAMVGLEEAMHKKPGQLSGGMKQRVSIARALSIYPQVLILDEPFGALDAITKEELQEELLQIWSKHQVTVLMITHDIDEALFLADRIVMMTNGPHAKIGEIMEVPFSRPRNRTQIMEDPQYYTLRNQALDFLFSRFALAH; encoded by the coding sequence ATGCAAACACTCACAAGTCCAAAAACTACTTCCCAGACTCACCACGAACCATTCCTGGTGATTGAAAATGTTTCCAAGGCATATCCCACACCCAATGGTCCCTATGTGGTTCTGGAAGGAATTGACCTGACTGTGAACGAAGGTGAATTTGTCTGTGTCATTGGGCACTCTGGCTGCGGCAAAACCACCCTGCTGGATACAGTTTCAGGATTTCGCAAGCCAACCACAGGCGAAGTCCGCGTCCAGGGTAAGCGCGTTACCCGTCCTGGCCCCGATCGCATGGTGGTGTTCCAAAACTACGCCCTGCTGCCCTGGAAAACGGCCTTTGAAAATGTTTACCTGGCAGTCCATTCGGTTTATCCCGAAAAGTCTAAGAAAGAAAAGACCAGCATTGTCCGGGAACATCTGGCAATGGTGGGACTGGAAGAAGCCATGCACAAAAAACCAGGGCAGCTTTCTGGTGGGATGAAACAGCGAGTGTCGATCGCCCGTGCCCTGTCAATCTATCCCCAGGTGTTGATTCTGGACGAACCCTTTGGTGCACTGGATGCCATCACCAAAGAGGAGCTTCAGGAGGAACTGTTGCAAATCTGGAGTAAACACCAGGTCACAGTGTTAATGATTACCCACGACATTGACGAGGCACTGTTTCTGGCAGACCGGATCGTGATGATGACCAACGGTCCCCATGCCAAAATTGGGGAGATCATGGAAGTCCCATTCTCTCGCCCCCGTAACCGCACCCAGATCATGGAAGATCCGCAATACTACACCCTCCGCAACCAGGCGCTTGATTTTCTGTTTAGTCGCTTTGCTCTGGCCCATTAG
- a CDS encoding nitrate ABC transporter ATP-binding protein (This model describes the ATP binding subunits of ATP-binding cassette (ABC) transporters for nitrate transport, or for bicarbonate transport, in bacteria and archaea.): MSFLEVDHIDRVFPLANGGKYIALSNIKLKINEGEFISLIGHSGCGKSTLLNIIAGLDRPTTGGVVLEGREVTRPGPDRMVVFQNYSLLPWLTVRQNIALAVDKVLGHLPKGERRGVVEHHIDMVGLRHASHKKPGELSGGMKQRVAIARALAIRPKVLLLDEPFGALDALTRGNLQEQLMQICEESQMTCVMVTHDVDEALLLSDRIVMLTNGPEAHIGQMLEVPIPRPRKRMEVVNHPSYYALRSEMIYFLNQQKREKKRKSAQTVAIARHGLERINLDIGFVPLTDCAPLVVAKEKGFFAKHGLEDVNLSREPGWKAVLEGVATKRLDAAQMVAGMPLAMTLGFGGNVPLPMTTALVMSRNGNAITLDNRLYEEGVRTLDDLKAAIDHTPDKVHTLGIVHATSMHNLMLRYWLATSGIDPDQDVSLAVIPPAQMVSNLIADNIDGYCAGEPWNSRAVYENQGFVIATDLDIWVGHPEKVLGVREEWANEYPQTHLALVKALMEACDYCDDRRNREEILELLCQPQYVGSAPEYTRPGFIDPYTFINGEEPQMLLRFNQFYVDQTNCPRPAESLWILTQLARWGITPFPRNWVEVIERTHRLDVYREAAHQLGYPANEPNRTPFHLFDGKIFNPDDPIGYLNSFEVHRPIKIEEIILDNVERVKR; encoded by the coding sequence ATGTCTTTTCTAGAAGTTGATCACATTGATCGGGTTTTCCCGCTGGCAAATGGTGGCAAGTATATTGCTCTCAGCAATATCAAGCTGAAAATTAATGAGGGCGAGTTTATTTCCCTGATTGGACACTCTGGCTGTGGCAAATCAACGCTGCTGAATATCATCGCCGGACTGGATCGCCCAACCACGGGTGGGGTGGTTCTGGAAGGTCGGGAAGTCACCAGACCCGGTCCTGACCGGATGGTCGTGTTTCAAAATTACTCCCTGTTGCCCTGGTTGACTGTGCGCCAGAATATTGCTCTGGCTGTGGACAAAGTATTAGGGCATCTACCCAAAGGTGAACGGCGGGGCGTGGTAGAGCATCACATTGACATGGTGGGCTTGCGCCATGCATCGCATAAAAAGCCAGGGGAACTGTCTGGAGGTATGAAACAACGGGTGGCGATCGCCCGCGCCCTGGCAATCCGTCCGAAGGTGCTGTTGCTGGATGAGCCATTTGGTGCCCTGGATGCCCTGACCCGGGGCAACCTGCAAGAGCAACTGATGCAAATCTGCGAAGAGAGCCAGATGACCTGCGTCATGGTGACCCATGATGTAGATGAAGCCCTGTTGCTGTCTGACCGGATTGTGATGCTGACCAACGGTCCTGAGGCCCATATCGGACAGATGCTGGAAGTACCCATTCCCCGACCCCGGAAGCGGATGGAGGTAGTCAACCACCCCAGCTACTATGCTCTGCGGAGTGAGATGATTTACTTCCTGAACCAGCAGAAACGGGAGAAAAAGCGCAAGAGTGCTCAAACCGTTGCGATCGCCCGTCATGGACTGGAACGGATCAATCTGGACATTGGTTTTGTCCCACTGACTGACTGTGCCCCCCTGGTGGTTGCCAAAGAAAAAGGCTTCTTTGCCAAACATGGCCTAGAAGACGTTAACCTTTCCCGCGAACCGGGTTGGAAAGCAGTGCTGGAAGGCGTTGCTACCAAGCGGCTGGATGCCGCCCAAATGGTTGCTGGGATGCCCCTGGCAATGACCCTCGGATTTGGTGGCAATGTGCCCCTGCCCATGACTACGGCCCTTGTCATGAGCCGCAACGGCAATGCCATCACCCTGGATAATCGTTTGTATGAAGAGGGAGTCCGTACCCTGGATGACCTGAAGGCAGCGATCGACCACACACCCGACAAAGTTCATACCCTGGGCATTGTGCATGCCACCTCCATGCATAACCTGATGTTACGCTACTGGCTGGCAACCAGTGGCATTGACCCCGATCAGGATGTAAGTCTGGCAGTCATTCCTCCAGCCCAAATGGTATCTAACCTGATTGCAGACAACATTGATGGCTACTGTGCTGGTGAACCCTGGAATTCCCGCGCTGTTTATGAAAATCAGGGTTTTGTCATTGCCACCGATCTGGATATCTGGGTGGGCCATCCAGAAAAAGTGTTAGGTGTGCGAGAAGAGTGGGCCAATGAGTATCCCCAAACCCACCTTGCTCTGGTTAAAGCCCTGATGGAAGCCTGTGACTACTGCGACGATCGCCGCAACCGGGAAGAAATTCTGGAACTCCTCTGCCAGCCCCAGTATGTGGGTTCTGCACCGGAATATACCCGTCCTGGTTTCATTGATCCCTACACCTTCATCAACGGGGAAGAACCCCAGATGTTGCTCAGGTTCAACCAGTTTTACGTCGATCAAACCAACTGTCCCCGTCCAGCAGAAAGCCTGTGGATTCTCACCCAACTGGCACGCTGGGGCATCACTCCTTTCCCCAGAAACTGGGTTGAAGTAATCGAAAGAACCCACCGCCTGGATGTTTATCGGGAAGCCGCCCATCAACTCGGTTATCCAGCCAACGAACCCAACCGGACTCCCTTTCACCTGTTTGACGGCAAAATTTTCAACCCCGATGACCCCATCGGTTACCTGAACAGCTTTGAAGTCCACCGTCCAATCAAAATCGAAGAAATCATTCTCGACAATGTGGAAAGAGTTAAGCGTTAA
- the ntrB gene encoding nitrate ABC transporter permease — protein sequence MTTAIGRRLPAFDFASFMKTNARKVVAPIVALVIALVLWQIFAAVTNSLPGPIQVVQETWDPWIICPFFVGDQAFGLNGLQGGEVGLGWQTIASLIRVAIGYTLAAIVGISTGVIIGASPLLYQGVDPMFQVLRTVPPLAWLPIALAIFKDSGPAGIFIIFVTAIWPIIYNTAVGVQQMPQDYKNVAKVLRLSGKEYFFSILLPSIVPYMFTGLKLGIGLAWLAIVAAEMLRGDTGIGFFIWNSYNSGALSEVILALVYIGLVGFMLDKLVGFIATLVSSDK from the coding sequence ATGACAACTGCAATTGGCAGAAGACTTCCAGCCTTTGATTTTGCCTCATTCATGAAAACCAACGCCCGTAAGGTAGTTGCACCCATAGTGGCGTTGGTAATTGCGCTGGTACTCTGGCAGATCTTTGCAGCCGTTACCAATTCGCTACCGGGACCGATTCAGGTGGTTCAGGAAACCTGGGATCCGTGGATTATCTGTCCCTTTTTTGTGGGCGATCAGGCGTTTGGGTTAAATGGCTTGCAGGGGGGTGAAGTGGGGTTGGGCTGGCAAACGATTGCCAGTTTGATCCGGGTGGCGATCGGCTACACCCTGGCGGCCATTGTTGGGATTAGCACTGGAGTCATTATTGGAGCCAGTCCGCTGCTCTATCAGGGGGTTGATCCCATGTTTCAGGTGCTGCGTACCGTCCCTCCCCTTGCCTGGTTGCCGATTGCCCTGGCAATTTTCAAAGACTCTGGACCCGCAGGGATTTTCATCATTTTCGTCACTGCCATCTGGCCCATCATTTACAACACGGCTGTGGGTGTGCAGCAAATGCCCCAGGACTACAAAAACGTCGCTAAGGTGCTGCGGCTTTCGGGTAAAGAGTATTTCTTCAGTATTTTGCTCCCTTCTATCGTGCCCTATATGTTTACGGGCTTAAAGCTGGGAATTGGGCTGGCATGGCTGGCGATTGTGGCTGCTGAAATGCTGCGCGGCGACACAGGCATTGGCTTCTTTATCTGGAATTCCTACAACAGTGGTGCCCTCAGTGAAGTGATTCTGGCACTTGTCTACATTGGACTGGTTGGTTTCATGCTGGATAAGCTGGTTGGTTTTATTGCCACATTGGTTAGCTCGGATAAGTGA
- a CDS encoding CmpA/NrtA family ABC transporter substrate-binding protein, which translates to MTNFSRRKFMITAGATAAGTLFAHGCSSSVKSGGSGTAQNNPSAVPAATVNAADAPETPTATLGFIALTDSAPLIIAKEKGLFDKYGMTDVKVVKQTSWAATRDNLATGSQGGGIDGAHILTPMPYLMTTGRITDGKPVPMYILGRLNLDGQCISVSNNYKDLKVGLQSNAMKDAFAQAKSSGRETKCAVTFPGGTHDLWMRYWLSAGDIVPVKDTSIIVIPPPQMVANMREGQMDAFCVGEPWNGQLVNQGIGYTALTTGELWNNHPEKAFTMRADWVDKNPKAAKALLMAIIEAQIWCDQAQNKDEMAEIISKGQYLKAPAKDIVERAKGKFDYGNGRVEENSPHLMKFWLNGEASYPFQSHDLWFITEDKRWGYLPVDLDSKALISKVNREDIWKEAAKTIGQEAAIPSSTSRGVETFFDGTKFDPENPEQYLKSLKITAIA; encoded by the coding sequence ATGACTAACTTTTCAAGACGGAAGTTCATGATCACGGCAGGAGCTACGGCTGCCGGTACATTGTTTGCCCACGGTTGCAGTTCCAGTGTCAAATCGGGTGGTAGTGGAACTGCTCAAAACAATCCTAGTGCGGTTCCGGCTGCTACGGTCAACGCGGCGGATGCCCCTGAAACACCGACGGCAACACTCGGTTTCATTGCCCTGACCGACTCTGCTCCCCTCATCATCGCGAAGGAGAAGGGCTTGTTTGATAAATATGGGATGACGGATGTCAAGGTGGTGAAGCAAACCTCCTGGGCAGCCACCCGTGACAACCTGGCTACGGGATCTCAGGGGGGTGGGATCGATGGGGCACATATCCTTACCCCGATGCCTTACCTGATGACAACTGGCAGAATTACCGATGGTAAGCCAGTGCCCATGTATATTCTGGGGCGGCTTAACCTGGATGGACAGTGTATCTCTGTTTCCAATAACTACAAGGATTTGAAAGTTGGTTTACAGAGTAATGCGATGAAAGATGCCTTCGCTCAGGCAAAGTCATCTGGAAGGGAAACAAAGTGTGCAGTCACGTTCCCCGGTGGAACGCACGATTTGTGGATGCGGTACTGGCTATCTGCGGGCGACATTGTGCCGGTCAAGGATACCAGCATAATTGTGATTCCACCACCTCAAATGGTTGCCAACATGCGGGAAGGGCAGATGGATGCCTTCTGTGTGGGCGAACCGTGGAATGGACAACTGGTGAACCAGGGAATCGGCTATACCGCCCTGACGACGGGTGAACTCTGGAATAATCATCCTGAAAAAGCGTTCACAATGCGGGCAGACTGGGTAGACAAAAACCCCAAAGCCGCTAAAGCGTTGTTAATGGCGATTATAGAAGCGCAAATCTGGTGTGATCAGGCACAAAACAAAGATGAGATGGCTGAGATCATCTCTAAAGGGCAATATTTGAAGGCTCCGGCTAAGGATATTGTTGAGCGTGCCAAGGGCAAGTTTGACTATGGCAACGGGCGAGTGGAAGAGAACAGCCCCCATTTAATGAAGTTCTGGCTGAATGGGGAAGCTTCCTATCCCTTCCAGAGCCATGACCTGTGGTTCATCACTGAAGACAAGCGCTGGGGCTACCTGCCCGTTGACCTGGACAGCAAGGCATTGATCAGTAAAGTGAACCGGGAAGATATTTGGAAGGAAGCGGCGAAGACCATTGGGCAGGAAGCTGCGATTCCCAGTAGCACTTCTCGCGGAGTGGAAACTTTCTTTGATGGCACGAAGTTTGACCCTGAAAACCCAGAGCAATATCTGAAGAGCCTCAAGATTACTGCGATCGCCTAG
- a CDS encoding ferredoxin--nitrite reductase: MTSTVPAAASQNKFEKFKAEKDGLAVKAELEHFARIGWEAMDETDRDHRLKWMGLFFRQITPGKFMLRMRIPNGVLTSGQMRVLAEVVQRCGDDGVADITTRQNIQLRGVRIEDVPEIFKKFEQSGLTSIQSGMDNVRNITGSPVAGIDADELIDTRGLCRKVQDMLTNNGEGNPSFTNLPRKFNIAIAGCRDNSVHAEINDIAFVPAYKNDNLGFNVLVGGFFSAKRCEAAIPLNAWVDPRDVVALCEAILIVYRNHGLRANRQKARLMWLIDEWGMEKFRAEVEKQLGFPLQTAAARDEILWNKRDHIGVHAQKQPSLNYVGLHVPVGRLYAPDMFDLARLAEVYGSGELRLTVEQNVIIPDVPDSRIAPLLKEPLLEKFSVSPSALERALVSCTGNQFCNFALIETKNRALELIRELDTELYCPNPVRIHWTGCPNSCGQPQVADIGLMGTKVRKDGKTVEGVDIYTGGKVGKHAELGTCTMKGIPCEDLKPILRQMLIQDFGARERTAMTPDRAGERSSLVIETTD; this comes from the coding sequence ATGACCAGTACAGTCCCGGCGGCAGCAAGTCAAAACAAGTTTGAGAAATTTAAGGCAGAGAAGGACGGTCTGGCAGTCAAGGCAGAACTGGAGCACTTTGCCCGAATTGGCTGGGAAGCGATGGATGAAACTGATCGCGACCACCGCCTCAAATGGATGGGGCTTTTCTTCCGCCAGATTACCCCCGGCAAATTCATGCTTCGGATGCGAATTCCAAATGGAGTTCTGACCAGCGGGCAGATGCGGGTTCTGGCGGAGGTGGTGCAGCGCTGTGGCGACGATGGTGTTGCAGACATTACCACCCGCCAGAACATTCAGTTACGCGGGGTGCGGATCGAAGATGTGCCAGAGATTTTCAAGAAATTTGAACAGTCTGGCTTAACCAGCATTCAGTCCGGGATGGATAATGTACGCAACATCACGGGTTCGCCCGTGGCAGGGATTGATGCGGATGAGTTGATTGACACCCGTGGTTTATGCCGCAAGGTGCAGGATATGCTCACCAATAATGGAGAGGGAAATCCTTCCTTTACCAACCTGCCGCGCAAATTTAACATTGCGATCGCGGGTTGTCGAGACAATTCTGTTCACGCTGAAATCAACGACATTGCCTTTGTCCCCGCCTATAAAAATGACAACCTGGGCTTTAACGTCCTGGTGGGTGGGTTCTTCTCTGCCAAACGGTGTGAAGCAGCAATTCCCCTCAATGCCTGGGTCGATCCGCGAGATGTGGTCGCTCTCTGCGAAGCCATTCTGATTGTTTACCGCAACCACGGTTTACGGGCAAATCGTCAGAAAGCTCGCCTCATGTGGCTGATTGATGAATGGGGCATGGAAAAGTTTCGCGCTGAAGTGGAAAAGCAACTTGGCTTTCCCCTGCAAACCGCCGCCGCCAGAGACGAAATTTTGTGGAACAAACGCGACCACATTGGCGTTCACGCCCAGAAACAGCCCAGCCTCAACTATGTGGGACTCCATGTTCCCGTGGGACGGCTGTATGCGCCAGATATGTTTGACCTGGCAAGACTGGCGGAGGTTTACGGCAGTGGCGAACTGCGGCTGACCGTTGAACAAAATGTGATCATTCCTGATGTGCCCGACTCGCGCATTGCACCGCTGTTAAAAGAGCCTTTGCTGGAGAAGTTTTCCGTCAGTCCCAGTGCCCTGGAGCGGGCATTAGTTTCCTGTACGGGCAATCAGTTCTGCAACTTTGCCCTGATTGAAACCAAAAATCGCGCTCTGGAACTGATTCGGGAACTGGATACGGAACTTTACTGTCCCAACCCGGTGCGAATTCACTGGACAGGTTGCCCCAATTCCTGCGGTCAACCCCAGGTGGCAGACATTGGCTTGATGGGCACTAAGGTTCGCAAAGACGGGAAAACCGTCGAAGGTGTGGACATTTACACCGGCGGCAAGGTGGGGAAACACGCCGAACTGGGGACCTGCACGATGAAAGGAATTCCCTGCGAGGATCTGAAACCCATTCTGCGCCAGATGTTGATTCAGGACTTTGGAGCCAGAGAGCGGACAGCCATGACACCAGACAGGGCTGGGGAGCGATCGTCCCTGGTGATTGAAACCACTGACTGA
- a CDS encoding HEAT repeat domain-containing protein: MSLYSQWQTMANFLEQAQTAAHQGNWTQLSQSLQQWLLADAIAPASQGDFEQGLRLALTVLEAGDFQSRWEIAKVLPAFGQAAIAPLIDLLQDEEADLESRWFAARILGQFDHPDVIETLIGILQTAADEELTMMAAEALANLGSAAIAPLTTLLQDSTTRLFAVQSMAKIRHPETIPPLLTVVNDPQPTIRAMAIEALGSFHDPQILPVLIQALTDPAAVVRRTAVATFGVQSNPMMDTDRVSYLSDRLWDLNLDVCQQAAIALGRLGTDRAVEALFRVLKSPHTPVPLQLETIRALGWAETELALECLEQSLALLGEADTPPFVYQEIVTTLGHWAAPSLQPRASQILIDLLHSNHPAIADAPTRQAIALGLGHLGQIQAIEPLTQLLADPEIGVQLHAIAALKTLDLQASLRHLETLSQQDDLSEAMKRGVAIALEEWRRVRSEE; this comes from the coding sequence TTGAGTCTGTATTCACAATGGCAAACAATGGCAAATTTTCTAGAACAGGCTCAGACGGCTGCACATCAGGGAAACTGGACGCAACTGAGCCAGTCCTTGCAGCAGTGGCTATTAGCAGACGCAATCGCTCCCGCTTCCCAGGGAGACTTTGAACAGGGATTACGGCTGGCGCTGACAGTTCTGGAGGCAGGGGATTTTCAATCACGGTGGGAGATCGCGAAGGTCTTGCCAGCATTTGGTCAGGCGGCGATCGCCCCCTTAATTGACCTGTTGCAGGATGAGGAAGCAGACCTGGAAAGTCGCTGGTTTGCTGCCCGTATCTTGGGGCAGTTTGACCATCCTGATGTGATTGAAACGTTGATCGGCATTTTGCAAACGGCTGCGGATGAAGAGCTGACCATGATGGCAGCCGAAGCCCTGGCAAATTTAGGGTCTGCGGCGATCGCCCCACTCACAACGCTGCTGCAAGACTCCACCACGCGCCTGTTTGCGGTGCAATCAATGGCGAAGATTCGCCATCCTGAAACCATCCCGCCCTTACTCACTGTGGTCAACGATCCCCAACCGACTATTCGGGCAATGGCAATTGAGGCGTTGGGCAGTTTCCACGATCCCCAGATTTTGCCCGTCCTGATTCAGGCCTTGACCGATCCGGCGGCGGTGGTCAGACGAACTGCGGTGGCAACTTTCGGTGTTCAGTCCAACCCAATGATGGACACTGATCGGGTGAGTTATCTTTCGGATCGCCTGTGGGATTTAAACCTGGACGTTTGCCAGCAAGCGGCGATCGCCCTTGGCAGGCTTGGAACAGACAGAGCAGTTGAAGCCTTATTTCGGGTCTTGAAGTCTCCCCATACCCCGGTTCCATTACAGCTTGAAACAATCCGGGCACTGGGCTGGGCAGAAACAGAGCTTGCCCTGGAATGTCTTGAACAGAGTCTTGCCCTCCTGGGTGAGGCAGACACTCCTCCCTTCGTCTATCAAGAAATCGTTACCACATTAGGCCACTGGGCAGCCCCCAGCCTCCAGCCCCGCGCCAGCCAGATTCTGATCGACCTGCTGCACTCAAACCATCCCGCGATCGCTGATGCCCCTACCCGGCAGGCGATCGCCCTTGGTCTGGGGCATCTCGGTCAAATTCAAGCCATCGAACCCCTTACCCAACTCCTGGCTGACCCGGAAATTGGGGTTCAGTTACACGCGATCGCTGCCCTCAAAACCCTGGACCTGCAAGCATCCCTGCGTCATCTGGAAACCCTATCCCAGCAGGATGATTTATCAGAAGCGATGAAACGGGGAGTGGCGATCGCCTTAGAAGAGTGGAGGAGGGTGAGGAGTGAGGAGTGA
- a CDS encoding iron uptake porin: protein MSGVALAYRWLIHVPALGVALLGVALLGVELGFGTREAIATELPEVETEVLGLDQVTSVSQLTDVRPTDWAFQALQSLVERYGCIVGYPDRTFRGNRALSRYEFAAGVNACLDRVSELLTAATADLVRKEDLLQIQRLQEEFAAELAVLRGRIDTLQVRTATLEAQQFSVTTKLAGEAILARSDAFGGTDILGFGRVPASVDNAGQAVFQNRVRLNFQTSFTGKDLLLTRLEAGNAIPQLASGGTTGGANPAYLLFSNEGRLAYDNSNVAQANNSVRVSLLSYSFALCDWAAVTVFGTGGNHFNYADTVNPYLDDQDGGSGAVSRFGQHNPIYRIGGNGAGVGVNLRLSDAFRIDLGYLSNTASLPGIDSGLFNGNYSTLAQLVVKPFERFKLGLTYVHAYDDAGEFRYGGSGTATGTFLGNLLPGSQGFAPLFPPNTPIASNSYGVEVSFAISPRFVIGGWAGLTKARLIGFGDADIWNYAGILAFPDLFRRGSLGAIIVGAEPTLKGVRSGGSQRSVIDRDDALHIEAMYKFPILSNLSITPAIIWLPALNQNSANDDVFIGVMRTTYTF from the coding sequence ATGTCTGGAGTAGCTCTGGCCTATCGTTGGTTGATCCACGTCCCTGCTTTGGGAGTTGCCCTGTTGGGAGTTGCCCTATTGGGAGTTGAGCTTGGTTTCGGAACCAGGGAAGCGATCGCGACAGAACTCCCTGAGGTGGAAACTGAGGTCCTAGGGCTGGATCAGGTGACTTCAGTTTCCCAGTTAACCGATGTCAGACCGACTGACTGGGCATTTCAAGCATTGCAATCCCTGGTTGAGCGCTATGGTTGCATTGTGGGCTACCCGGATCGAACCTTTCGCGGTAATCGTGCTCTCTCTCGCTATGAGTTTGCGGCTGGGGTAAACGCCTGTCTGGATCGGGTCAGCGAGTTGCTGACGGCAGCCACAGCCGATCTGGTCAGGAAGGAAGATCTGCTCCAGATTCAGCGGTTGCAAGAAGAGTTTGCAGCAGAACTGGCAGTCCTGCGGGGACGGATCGATACGCTACAAGTTCGCACCGCCACCCTGGAGGCGCAACAGTTCTCGGTCACAACCAAGCTTGCGGGAGAAGCGATTCTCGCTAGAAGTGATGCCTTTGGGGGCACAGACATTTTAGGATTTGGGCGGGTTCCAGCCAGCGTAGACAATGCCGGGCAGGCAGTTTTTCAGAACCGGGTTCGGCTCAACTTCCAGACCAGCTTTACGGGGAAAGACCTGCTGCTGACCCGCCTAGAAGCTGGAAACGCCATTCCTCAACTGGCATCCGGGGGAACCACAGGGGGAGCGAACCCCGCTTACCTGCTGTTCTCCAATGAGGGCCGGTTAGCCTACGATAATTCCAACGTTGCCCAGGCAAACAATTCAGTCCGTGTCAGTCTCCTCAGCTATAGCTTTGCCCTTTGTGATTGGGCAGCCGTCACTGTCTTTGGTACTGGAGGCAACCACTTTAACTATGCGGATACTGTCAACCCCTATCTGGATGATCAGGATGGGGGCAGTGGAGCCGTTTCCCGCTTTGGGCAGCACAACCCGATTTACCGAATTGGCGGCAATGGGGCAGGTGTTGGAGTCAACCTCAGACTCAGCGATGCCTTCAGAATTGACCTGGGTTACCTGTCAAACACGGCCAGCCTGCCTGGGATTGACTCTGGATTATTTAACGGCAACTATTCCACCCTGGCTCAGCTTGTGGTCAAGCCCTTTGAGCGGTTCAAACTGGGATTAACTTACGTCCACGCCTACGATGATGCCGGTGAATTTCGTTATGGGGGTTCAGGTACCGCAACCGGCACTTTCCTGGGCAATTTGTTGCCAGGTTCCCAGGGGTTTGCGCCTCTGTTTCCACCCAATACTCCAATCGCCAGTAACTCCTATGGGGTTGAAGTTTCGTTTGCAATCAGCCCCCGGTTTGTGATTGGAGGTTGGGCAGGTTTGACCAAAGCCCGCCTGATTGGGTTTGGTGATGCTGACATCTGGAATTATGCCGGGATTCTGGCATTCCCCGATCTGTTCAGGCGGGGTAGTCTGGGAGCCATTATTGTGGGAGCAGAACCAACCCTGAAGGGAGTTCGGTCTGGGGGCAGTCAACGATCCGTGATCGATCGCGACGATGCTCTCCATATCGAAGCCATGTATAAATTTCCGATACTGTCCAATCTCTCTATCACCCCTGCTATCATCTGGCTACCTGCTCTGAACCAGAACAGTGCCAACGATGATGTATTCATTGGTGTGATGAGAACAACCTATACATTTTGA